Proteins found in one Anopheles aquasalis chromosome 3, idAnoAquaMG_Q_19, whole genome shotgun sequence genomic segment:
- the LOC126577849 gene encoding uncharacterized protein LOC126577849 yields the protein MDNNPGQPNAIEKYYSYCDGGIVDWSTEATAIIADIAEHIKEAALSKILKPTLSESFINLTTLEEKRMCIKVSAAGLQIVADEYDQNQTDHSQNKRYETPYALLSDRSPSYINAFGNSLENALKQHVETSSNYIVGDNE from the coding sequence ATGGATAATAACCCAGGCCAGCCGAACGCAATTGAGAAATACTATTCTTACTGCGATGGTGGCATAGTAGATTGGTCGACTGAAGCCACTGCTATCATTGCTGATATTGCCGAGCATATCAAAGAAGCTGCGCTTTCCAAAATTCTCAAGCCAACGTTATCGGAATCTTTCATTAATTTGACTACATTAGAAGAAAAGCGAATGTGTATAAAAGTGAGTGCCGCAGGATTACAGATAGTCGCAGATGAGTACGATCAAAACCAAACAGATCATTCACAAAACAAGCGCTACGAAACACCCTATGCTTTACTCTCCGATCGAAGCCCATCCTACATAAACGCTTTCGGCAATAGTCTTGAAAATGCATTGAAACAACATGTAGAAACATCTTCCAACTACATCGTTGGTGATAACGAATAA